One genomic region from Candidatus Hydrogenedentota bacterium encodes:
- a CDS encoding sodium/solute symporter (Members of the Solute:Sodium Symporter (SSS), TC 2.A.21 as described in tcdb.org, catalyze solute:Na+ symport. Known solutes for members of the family include sugars, amino acids, nucleosides, inositols, vitamins, urea or anions, depending on the system.), with translation MLLIAGRKRAVLTLAGFCFIAAAQGVYGAVQNEAATGPEPDRFVWQDLPPLPQPVSGQFLGVHGGVLVAAGGISADQDYSDSIYVFGPDDTEWRQAGKLTQNVAFGAAVSTPGGVICAGGTDGAQCMAEVFILQWDAGTLTRSALPALPRPCAHMAAALVGNTVYVAGGQDAPDSPEALHVFWALDLDNTGQGWKELDPWPGPPRIQPVAAGQDGVFLLFGGAELRQTADGRLERVLLADACRYNPKTAQWKPLAPPPNPLAGASAVAMGPAHVLVFGGGSAPGREPGAASDSPKVLAYHTITNTWAQLGALPDATPNAAAIWEGGFVLAGMPVAAGQGGARVLHGKVAPRPERFGWLDHASLVLYYGVLIYMGFYFAKREKTTGDFFTGGGRVPWWAAGISIFATLLSAITFLAVPATSFAKDWVYYIGNLSAMAVIPLVVYLFLPFFRRLTVASAYEYLERRFNVFVRAFAGIAFIVFQLGRIGIVLLLPAIILSEATGLDVATSVAGMGIFTTIYTVMGGIEAVIWTDVMQAVVLMGGAILALILTIARVDGGLAGVLSTGWADGKFHMFNWTWDMTTGAVWVVFLGRTIETLIPYTTDQTVIQRYFVARTDRDAARAIWINAFLAPPVGLIFFGIGTALYVFYKSHPGLLDPGLRNDGILPLFIVQNFPAGTAGIVTAAVFAASMSSIASSLNSIAVVVVSDFYQRFHRSASDHSALKLARWLTLLVGVVGTGSALIFARANVVSLWENYMQIIGLFGGVVVGLFLLGIFTRRTTGLGAVAGAIGATTILFMVRSQTQASFLIYSSVGIVSCFVIGYVTSLVLGGRQPSLAGLTWFTRNADAPLKDG, from the coding sequence ATGTTGTTGATCGCAGGCCGAAAGCGCGCTGTCTTGACCTTGGCCGGTTTCTGTTTCATTGCGGCGGCGCAAGGCGTTTATGGCGCCGTTCAGAATGAGGCCGCCACAGGGCCGGAGCCGGACCGGTTCGTCTGGCAGGACCTGCCGCCGCTGCCCCAGCCCGTGTCCGGGCAGTTTTTGGGTGTTCACGGCGGCGTCCTGGTGGCGGCGGGAGGCATCTCCGCTGATCAAGACTATTCGGACAGCATCTACGTGTTCGGACCCGACGACACCGAGTGGCGGCAGGCCGGAAAACTCACCCAAAACGTTGCGTTTGGCGCCGCCGTTTCCACTCCGGGAGGGGTCATCTGCGCTGGGGGCACCGATGGCGCCCAATGCATGGCTGAGGTGTTCATCTTGCAATGGGACGCGGGGACTTTGACTCGGTCCGCCTTGCCGGCTCTTCCGCGGCCGTGTGCACACATGGCGGCGGCTCTGGTTGGGAACACCGTATACGTTGCCGGTGGCCAAGACGCGCCCGATTCCCCCGAAGCCCTCCATGTTTTCTGGGCATTGGACCTGGATAACACCGGTCAGGGCTGGAAAGAACTCGACCCGTGGCCCGGCCCGCCGAGGATTCAGCCCGTTGCGGCCGGCCAGGACGGCGTGTTCTTGCTGTTTGGCGGCGCGGAGCTCCGTCAGACCGCCGACGGCCGTCTTGAGCGCGTCCTCCTGGCCGACGCGTGCCGGTATAATCCGAAGACCGCCCAGTGGAAGCCGTTAGCGCCTCCGCCGAATCCGCTGGCCGGAGCATCGGCTGTGGCGATGGGTCCCGCGCATGTTCTCGTGTTTGGCGGGGGGAGTGCCCCTGGCAGGGAACCGGGCGCAGCCTCGGATTCGCCCAAGGTACTCGCGTATCACACGATCACGAATACGTGGGCGCAACTTGGAGCCCTGCCCGATGCCACTCCCAATGCGGCAGCCATCTGGGAAGGTGGTTTTGTGCTCGCCGGCATGCCCGTCGCGGCGGGACAAGGCGGCGCACGCGTTTTGCACGGCAAGGTTGCGCCCCGGCCCGAACGTTTCGGCTGGCTCGACCATGCGTCCCTCGTCTTGTACTACGGCGTGCTGATCTACATGGGGTTCTATTTTGCCAAACGCGAGAAGACCACGGGCGACTTCTTCACCGGCGGCGGCCGTGTGCCCTGGTGGGCGGCGGGCATCAGCATCTTTGCCACCTTGCTCAGCGCGATCACGTTTCTGGCTGTTCCTGCCACGTCGTTCGCGAAGGACTGGGTCTATTACATCGGCAATCTCTCGGCCATGGCCGTGATCCCGCTTGTGGTGTACTTGTTTCTGCCGTTTTTCCGCCGTCTGACGGTGGCGAGCGCCTATGAATACCTCGAACGGCGTTTCAATGTGTTCGTGCGCGCGTTTGCGGGAATTGCGTTTATCGTCTTTCAACTGGGCCGGATCGGCATCGTGTTGCTGCTTCCGGCCATCATTTTATCGGAGGCAACCGGTCTTGACGTCGCCACTTCGGTCGCGGGCATGGGCATCTTCACCACGATCTACACGGTGATGGGCGGCATCGAGGCCGTGATCTGGACGGACGTCATGCAGGCCGTGGTGTTGATGGGCGGCGCTATCCTTGCCCTGATCCTTACAATTGCCCGGGTTGACGGCGGTCTGGCCGGCGTCTTGTCTACCGGCTGGGCCGACGGGAAATTTCACATGTTCAACTGGACATGGGATATGACAACTGGGGCCGTTTGGGTCGTATTTCTCGGACGCACGATCGAAACCCTCATTCCCTATACCACCGATCAGACCGTCATCCAGCGGTACTTTGTTGCGCGCACCGACAGAGACGCCGCCCGCGCCATCTGGATCAACGCGTTTCTCGCGCCGCCGGTCGGCCTCATCTTCTTTGGAATCGGCACCGCCCTCTACGTGTTCTACAAGTCGCACCCCGGCCTACTGGATCCCGGCTTGCGCAACGACGGCATCCTTCCCCTGTTCATCGTGCAGAACTTCCCGGCGGGCACGGCCGGAATCGTGACCGCGGCGGTCTTCGCCGCGTCGATGTCCTCCATTGCGAGCAGTCTCAACAGTATCGCTGTCGTGGTGGTCTCGGACTTCTACCAGCGCTTCCACCGGTCCGCTTCAGACCATTCTGCCCTGAAGCTTGCGCGATGGCTGACGCTTCTCGTCGGCGTCGTGGGTACGGGCTCGGCCCTGATTTTCGCCAGGGCCAACGTGGTCTCTCTATGGGAGAACTACATGCAGATCATCGGGCTGTTCGGCGGCGTGGTTGTAGGCCTGTTCCTGCTTGGCATATTCACGCGCCGCACGACGGGCCTCGGCGCGGTGGCCGGCGCGATCGGCGCCACAACCATCCTCTTCATGGTGCGCTCCCAGACCCAAGCCAGTTTCCTCATCTATTCGAGCGTCGGAATCGTCAGTTGTTTCGTTATCGGGTATGTGACCAGCCTCGTGCTTGGCGGCCGCCAGCCCAGCCTCGCCGGGCTTACCTGGTTTACGCGCAACGCGGACGCTCCTCTGAAAGACGGATGA
- a CDS encoding sialidase family protein — MLVSIVIGFAALVAGAPEAFHQEELLFPPQSAHNHSSSIVETRQGDLLACWFHGQGEKGDNTLVIQGARKPAGGSAWSAPFVMADNPELPDQNPVLFIDNEDTLWLFWISSLDNTSFTYLIKYAKSSHYTQDGAPRWDWQDVLICHPQDAETVFQEAAVRFDKDCADLVAGDEKLAQRLTEFRESAARKLDHRLGWMTRQPPIMLGDGRLMLPLYSDIHGCSLIASTRDSGHTWQFGKPMVLDTYGNIQPALVQKRNGDLVAFMRERGYTQKVRRAVSQDGGATWSEVPMDIPNPGSSVACIALASGNWLLVCNDTTGGPRSGRYLLSAFLSDDEGATWKWKRTLENNEAVGAAYPTVIQSRNGDILCTYTFSPPEGETIKLTRFNEAWVRQGGK, encoded by the coding sequence ATGCTAGTCTCAATCGTCATTGGCTTTGCGGCACTGGTGGCGGGCGCCCCCGAAGCGTTTCACCAGGAGGAACTCCTGTTCCCTCCACAATCGGCGCACAATCACTCGTCGTCCATCGTGGAAACCCGCCAGGGGGACCTCCTGGCCTGCTGGTTTCACGGCCAAGGTGAAAAGGGCGACAACACCCTGGTCATCCAGGGCGCGCGCAAACCCGCCGGAGGATCGGCGTGGTCGGCGCCGTTCGTAATGGCCGACAACCCGGAATTGCCGGACCAGAACCCTGTTCTGTTCATCGACAACGAGGACACGCTATGGCTCTTCTGGATTTCCTCGCTCGACAACACGTCGTTCACCTATCTTATCAAGTACGCGAAGTCGAGCCACTACACACAGGATGGTGCTCCCCGGTGGGACTGGCAGGACGTCCTCATCTGTCACCCGCAGGACGCGGAGACCGTGTTTCAGGAGGCCGCCGTCCGGTTCGATAAGGATTGCGCGGACCTTGTCGCGGGGGATGAGAAACTGGCCCAGAGATTGACGGAGTTCCGGGAATCGGCCGCCCGGAAACTCGACCACCGGCTCGGCTGGATGACGCGCCAGCCGCCCATCATGCTCGGGGACGGCCGCCTGATGCTGCCGCTCTACTCGGATATCCACGGCTGTTCGCTGATCGCCTCGACCAGGGACAGCGGCCACACCTGGCAATTCGGCAAGCCGATGGTCCTCGACACATACGGCAACATACAGCCCGCGCTCGTGCAGAAGCGGAACGGGGACCTCGTCGCCTTCATGCGGGAAAGAGGGTACACGCAAAAGGTGCGCCGCGCGGTATCGCAAGACGGCGGCGCGACGTGGAGCGAAGTTCCCATGGACATCCCGAATCCCGGGTCGAGCGTGGCCTGCATCGCTCTCGCCAGCGGCAATTGGCTGCTGGTATGCAACGATACGACCGGGGGGCCGAGGAGCGGGCGCTACCTGCTCAGCGCTTTTCTCAGCGACGACGAGGGCGCCACGTGGAAGTGGAAACGGACCCTGGAGAACAACGAAGCGGTCGGGGCGGCGTATCCGACCGTTATCCAATCTCGAAACGGTGATATCCTGTGCACGTACACGTTCTCGCCTCCAGAGGGCGAGACCATCAAACTGACCCGGTTCAACGAGGCGTGGGTCCGGCAAGGGGGCAAGTAA
- a CDS encoding sugar phosphate isomerase/epimerase family protein → MKIGMYSITYRGVWYKGPAISVFDLLPLAKEQGWEGVELDTERPHAAPMDLSSDDRKRLRDLSGTLQLPICAVSPNCDLSSPVPSHRDAMVCYVRECIKLAHDLGAPMCKIFAAWRGITLHDGVGTYDETYGHDPFPYWKESRWGFVVKGVRELARMAEDYGIVLSMQNHGPDVITTYQEVLGMIEEVGSPAFKGCMDINIEPDPVCETAEHAQKMVRDSGDLQVHAHCNGEFARTAEGGVELVASGYFDGRFWERRVAYPAYVAALVKAGYRGYINWEFCHPAKKDGQYAGIDYVHDQTRMAWEYLKRLRAEAVG, encoded by the coding sequence ATGAAGATCGGGATGTACAGCATTACGTATCGGGGTGTTTGGTACAAAGGGCCGGCGATCAGTGTCTTCGACCTTCTTCCGCTTGCCAAAGAGCAGGGCTGGGAAGGGGTCGAACTGGATACCGAACGGCCTCACGCCGCACCGATGGACCTTTCGTCCGATGACCGGAAACGGCTCCGGGACTTGTCAGGCACGCTGCAGTTGCCAATCTGCGCGGTGTCGCCAAACTGCGACTTGTCGAGTCCGGTGCCTTCCCATCGCGACGCCATGGTCTGTTACGTTCGCGAGTGCATCAAACTGGCTCACGATCTCGGCGCGCCGATGTGCAAGATCTTCGCCGCCTGGCGCGGCATTACTTTGCACGACGGTGTCGGCACTTACGACGAGACCTACGGGCATGATCCATTCCCGTATTGGAAAGAGAGCCGCTGGGGCTTCGTCGTTAAAGGGGTTCGTGAACTTGCCAGGATGGCTGAGGACTACGGAATCGTTCTTTCGATGCAGAATCACGGACCCGACGTCATCACGACGTATCAGGAAGTGCTCGGGATGATTGAGGAGGTGGGGTCGCCTGCATTCAAGGGGTGCATGGATATCAACATCGAACCTGATCCCGTCTGCGAAACCGCCGAACACGCACAGAAGATGGTGCGGGATTCGGGCGACCTCCAGGTGCATGCCCACTGCAACGGCGAATTTGCGCGAACGGCAGAGGGAGGCGTTGAGCTCGTCGCATCCGGCTATTTCGATGGCCGGTTCTGGGAGCGGAGAGTCGCCTATCCCGCGTACGTCGCTGCTCTGGTCAAAGCCGGTTACAGGGGCTACATCAACTGGGAATTCTGCCATCCGGCCAAGAAGGACGGTCAGTATGCGGGTATAGATTACGTGCACGATCAAACGCGTATGGCGTGGGAATACCTGAAAAGACTGCGCGCCGAAGCCGTTGGTTGA
- a CDS encoding Gfo/Idh/MocA family oxidoreductase: MQSNETNRHTLSMSRRTFLAEAGVASAVMGFQMARAGEKPKQAGPNERLNIATVGAGGQAASNIRELDQTGQVNFVAFSDVDDERAADIYKQFPNVPTFKDFRQMLDRVKDVDAVLVATPDHIHAPATLAALQLGKHVYCEKPLTHTVHEARVIAQAAAEHGCATQMGNQGTAFEGPRRLIEWIQGGVIGTVREVHVWSDRPTHFGKILWPQGVERPTDTPPAPETLDWDLWLGPAPDRPYHPAYCPFKWRGWWDFGSGGLGDMGIHNIAPVFDALQLDAPTSVTASSSLFNADSLPLATTVHYQFPERNGRPPVQLHWYDGGILPPRPDELEEGEELDPEDGVILVGDQGKILVEGWGGNHPHLIPQSRMETVQLPPQTIPPSKGHHLEWLDACRGNGTTRSNFGFAGPLTESVLLGIVAVRTRRTLEWDSKSLRVTNVPEANEFVTKTYRKGWEPGKLG; encoded by the coding sequence ATGCAAAGCAATGAAACCAACCGTCATACTTTGTCAATGTCGCGGCGCACATTCCTCGCGGAGGCTGGCGTGGCTTCAGCGGTGATGGGCTTCCAGATGGCCCGTGCCGGGGAAAAACCGAAACAGGCTGGTCCGAACGAACGGCTGAACATCGCCACAGTCGGCGCGGGCGGACAAGCCGCCAGCAACATTCGGGAACTCGACCAAACGGGGCAGGTTAATTTCGTCGCTTTCAGCGACGTGGACGACGAGCGCGCGGCGGACATCTACAAACAGTTTCCAAACGTCCCGACGTTCAAAGACTTCCGTCAGATGCTGGACAGAGTGAAGGACGTTGATGCGGTGCTGGTGGCTACGCCGGACCATATACACGCCCCAGCCACTCTGGCTGCGCTACAGCTAGGCAAGCATGTGTATTGCGAGAAACCATTGACCCATACCGTACATGAGGCACGAGTCATTGCCCAAGCCGCCGCCGAGCACGGTTGCGCCACCCAAATGGGCAACCAGGGTACTGCCTTTGAGGGACCGCGCCGCCTGATCGAGTGGATTCAGGGCGGCGTCATCGGCACGGTGCGGGAAGTGCATGTCTGGTCTGATCGTCCGACGCATTTCGGCAAGATCCTGTGGCCCCAGGGCGTCGAACGGCCAACCGACACGCCCCCGGCGCCGGAAACGCTGGACTGGGACCTGTGGCTGGGACCCGCGCCGGACCGCCCTTACCATCCCGCATACTGTCCTTTTAAATGGCGCGGCTGGTGGGATTTCGGCTCCGGCGGTCTCGGAGACATGGGAATCCACAATATCGCCCCTGTTTTTGATGCGCTGCAGTTGGACGCGCCCACGTCGGTTACGGCCAGCTCATCGCTGTTCAACGCGGACTCGCTGCCGCTGGCAACCACGGTGCATTACCAGTTCCCCGAACGCAACGGGCGGCCGCCGGTCCAGCTTCATTGGTATGACGGGGGGATATTACCGCCCAGGCCGGATGAACTGGAAGAGGGTGAGGAGCTAGACCCGGAAGATGGCGTTATCCTTGTCGGAGATCAAGGCAAGATTCTGGTCGAGGGGTGGGGCGGCAATCATCCTCACCTCATACCCCAGTCCCGGATGGAAACGGTCCAATTGCCGCCCCAGACGATTCCGCCTTCCAAGGGGCATCATCTCGAGTGGCTCGATGCGTGCAGGGGTAATGGGACTACCCGCTCCAATTTCGGTTTCGCGGGTCCACTGACGGAAAGCGTGTTGTTGGGCATAGTGGCCGTGCGCACGCGGCGTACCCTCGAGTGGGATTCCAAAAGCTTGCGCGTGACAAACGTGCCGGAAGCCAACGAGTTCGTCACGAAAACCTATCGAAAAGGCTGGGAGCCGGGCAAGCTGGGCTAG
- a CDS encoding prepilin-type N-terminal cleavage/methylation domain-containing protein: MKKHGFTLIELLVVIAIIGILAAILLPALARAREAARRSSCQNNLKQMALICKMFANESKGEVWPGRFKDIKGGYAPDNMQYWSVIDHVTLSPEYMTDLNILPCPSDSTGPPDPWDAPGTGYWRRADPSWVDYPYGGPIAGIAAAASDPLSTDQNCRDKVTSQGCYVRWLDDSYTYWGWAIKGAQAATVIDMVELGIVLDDSGMTSLYGNDANVVTNADEYKDISLKLTTGDVTLYWFREGIERFFITDINNPAGSALAQSELAVTWDSSRTEDEGGVSEEFNHIPGGANVMFMDGHVEFFRYPQPDGSNAFVMTKVGHTDGYMWFP; the protein is encoded by the coding sequence ATGAAAAAGCATGGATTTACACTCATTGAGCTTCTAGTGGTTATTGCGATTATAGGTATTTTGGCCGCTATTCTTCTCCCTGCCCTCGCGCGGGCACGAGAAGCTGCACGCCGTTCGAGCTGCCAGAATAACCTGAAACAAATGGCGCTTATTTGCAAGATGTTCGCAAACGAGAGCAAGGGCGAAGTGTGGCCCGGACGTTTCAAGGACATCAAGGGAGGGTACGCTCCGGATAATATGCAGTACTGGTCGGTGATTGACCACGTGACGCTGAGTCCGGAGTATATGACGGATCTGAATATCCTCCCGTGCCCGTCGGATAGCACGGGCCCGCCGGACCCGTGGGATGCCCCCGGCACCGGTTATTGGCGCCGCGCGGATCCCTCGTGGGTTGACTATCCGTACGGCGGTCCTATTGCGGGGATCGCGGCTGCCGCCAGTGACCCACTCTCCACGGACCAGAACTGCAGAGACAAAGTGACGAGCCAAGGCTGCTATGTTCGCTGGCTTGATGACTCCTACACCTACTGGGGTTGGGCCATCAAGGGGGCGCAGGCCGCCACGGTGATAGACATGGTCGAGCTGGGCATCGTGCTTGATGACAGCGGCATGACAAGCCTCTACGGCAACGACGCAAATGTTGTCACCAACGCGGACGAGTACAAAGATATCAGCCTGAAGCTTACCACCGGCGACGTCACTCTGTATTGGTTCCGTGAAGGTATCGAACGGTTCTTCATTACGGACATCAACAATCCCGCTGGCTCGGCCCTGGCACAGTCGGAATTGGCCGTGACGTGGGACTCGTCGCGTACTGAGGACGAGGGCGGGGTCTCCGAAGAATTCAATCACATTCCTGGCGGCGCGAACGTCATGTTCATGGACGGCCACGTGGAATTCTTCAGGTATCCGCAGCCGGACGGCAGCAATGCGTTCGTCATGACCAAAGTTGGCCACACGGACGGCTACATGTGGTTCCCGTGA
- a CDS encoding tetratricopeptide repeat protein, with the protein MMRHTIIDVLAVTILVIPACDRPAPKEGIPPDDPTEVSQYAPLNVLYPLEGALFPRDIIAPRVRWEDPVAESDTWLIQVTFPDQAQGIEDTVQSTEWLPPAQQWDAIKERSLGKSAKVTVRGFRRAAPDKVLSEGSVSFGTSTDSVEAPIFYREVNLPFLEAVKDPSRIRWRFGSVSSPERPPILLTNLPVCGNCHSFSADGATLGMDVDYANDKGSYALVPVSHEIVLTDESIITWSDFDRDSGEMTFGLLSQVSPCGRYVISTVKDRSVFVPRPDLYFSQLFFPLKGVLAVYDRQTKTFAALPGADDPQYVQSNPAWSPDGNYIVFARSAAHPLKKLRDTQRVLLTPDECKEFLEEGKTFKFDLYRIPFNGGKGGEAVPLEGASNNGMSNFFPKYSPDGKWLVFCRANSFMLLQPDSQLFIMPSEGGEARRLRCNTERMNSWHSWSPNGKWLAFTSKMNGPYTQLFITHVDDNGETTPPVLLEHFSDADRAVNIPEFVNTAPDAMRTMREHFVDDVSFERAGTEFRKAKDYVGAERQYRRALELNPKNARAHLNLGFVLDATGRPEEALKSYEEALRLDPSLPEAHFNYAGTMLAQGQIDTAIKEYRETLRLDPNFAKAYANLGTALEKKGQAEEALAQCAEAVRVDPGSSELRINLGLMLVRMGRVDEAVSHLSAAVSQDPENVPAHTNLGLTLAQQGKFNEAAEQYAKALEIEPENGEAHGQMGAVLLAMGQLDNASVHLQEALRLGVDNAELRRNLGLAMAQQGKLDDAVTHLLKAVELQPSYVPARVNLGAVLLSQGKAKEAAVHLSEALRLEPGNLNAAVNLAEAYAQTDEFDKALPLLEKALESALAGGNSAVIQEITRRLEAYKEGKPGHAVPER; encoded by the coding sequence ATGATGCGGCATACCATCATTGACGTTCTCGCGGTGACGATACTGGTTATTCCGGCTTGTGACAGGCCCGCGCCGAAGGAGGGAATCCCGCCGGACGACCCCACTGAGGTCTCTCAATATGCGCCGCTCAACGTTCTTTATCCGTTGGAAGGCGCCCTGTTTCCGCGGGATATCATTGCGCCGAGGGTGCGCTGGGAGGACCCCGTCGCCGAATCCGACACATGGCTCATTCAGGTAACGTTTCCTGACCAGGCGCAGGGAATAGAGGACACGGTCCAATCGACCGAATGGCTTCCCCCGGCACAGCAGTGGGATGCCATCAAGGAACGTTCGCTGGGCAAGAGCGCGAAAGTGACGGTCCGGGGTTTCAGGCGCGCCGCGCCCGATAAGGTCCTCTCGGAAGGCAGCGTTTCGTTCGGCACTTCGACGGATAGCGTTGAGGCCCCCATCTTCTATCGAGAGGTAAACCTGCCCTTTCTGGAGGCCGTGAAGGACCCGTCGCGCATCCGTTGGCGATTCGGCTCCGTCTCTTCGCCTGAGCGCCCTCCCATCCTGCTCACCAACCTGCCTGTATGCGGAAACTGCCATTCGTTCTCCGCGGACGGCGCTACGCTCGGAATGGATGTTGACTATGCAAACGACAAGGGTTCCTACGCCCTCGTGCCCGTATCACACGAAATCGTCCTAACGGATGAATCCATCATTACCTGGAGCGACTTTGACCGCGATAGTGGTGAAATGACGTTCGGCCTGCTGTCGCAGGTTTCTCCGTGCGGACGCTACGTTATAAGCACGGTGAAGGACCGGTCGGTCTTCGTGCCCCGTCCTGACCTCTACTTCTCGCAATTGTTTTTCCCGCTCAAGGGCGTGCTTGCCGTCTATGACAGACAGACGAAGACCTTCGCGGCGTTGCCCGGCGCAGATGATCCGCAATACGTGCAGAGCAATCCGGCGTGGAGCCCGGATGGCAACTACATTGTTTTCGCGAGAAGCGCCGCGCACCCGCTCAAGAAGCTCCGTGACACCCAGCGCGTGCTTCTTACCCCCGATGAATGCAAGGAGTTCCTCGAGGAGGGCAAGACATTCAAATTCGATTTGTACCGCATACCTTTTAATGGCGGCAAGGGGGGTGAAGCCGTGCCTCTCGAGGGGGCATCAAACAACGGGATGAGCAACTTTTTCCCCAAATACTCTCCCGATGGAAAATGGCTCGTCTTCTGCCGGGCAAACAGTTTCATGTTGCTTCAACCAGACAGTCAATTGTTCATCATGCCCTCGGAAGGCGGAGAAGCCCGCAGACTGCGATGCAACACCGAGCGGATGAATTCGTGGCACAGCTGGTCGCCGAACGGGAAGTGGCTGGCATTCACTTCCAAGATGAATGGACCCTATACCCAGCTTTTCATCACTCATGTCGACGACAATGGCGAGACAACTCCTCCCGTACTTTTGGAGCATTTTTCGGATGCGGACAGGGCGGTCAATATTCCAGAGTTTGTGAATACTGCCCCCGACGCTATGCGGACGATGCGGGAGCACTTCGTTGATGACGTCTCCTTTGAACGGGCCGGAACGGAGTTTCGGAAGGCCAAAGATTACGTGGGAGCGGAACGGCAGTATAGGAGGGCCCTTGAACTCAACCCGAAGAATGCCCGGGCGCATCTGAACCTGGGGTTTGTGCTGGATGCCACCGGCAGGCCCGAAGAAGCCCTCAAGAGTTACGAGGAGGCGCTGCGCCTTGATCCCTCCCTGCCCGAGGCCCACTTCAACTACGCCGGCACAATGCTTGCACAAGGCCAAATCGATACTGCCATTAAGGAGTATCGCGAGACGCTCCGTCTTGACCCGAACTTCGCGAAGGCCTATGCGAACCTGGGAACGGCACTGGAGAAGAAAGGGCAGGCGGAAGAAGCGCTCGCGCAATGCGCGGAGGCCGTGCGCGTTGACCCGGGCAGCAGCGAATTGCGCATCAATCTGGGACTCATGCTTGTGCGCATGGGCCGGGTCGATGAGGCCGTTTCCCATCTGTCGGCGGCCGTTTCGCAGGACCCCGAGAACGTGCCTGCGCATACGAACCTCGGATTGACATTGGCCCAGCAAGGCAAGTTCAACGAGGCGGCAGAACAATATGCCAAGGCGCTGGAAATCGAACCCGAGAATGGCGAAGCCCATGGGCAGATGGGAGCCGTTCTACTCGCTATGGGCCAACTTGACAACGCGTCCGTCCACCTCCAGGAAGCCCTGCGCCTCGGTGTAGACAATGCTGAACTCCGGCGGAACCTTGGACTGGCAATGGCTCAGCAGGGCAAGCTGGACGATGCCGTGACGCACCTGCTGAAAGCCGTTGAGTTGCAGCCCTCGTATGTCCCCGCGCGCGTGAATCTGGGAGCTGTGCTTCTGTCTCAAGGGAAGGCGAAAGAGGCTGCGGTTCACCTTTCCGAGGCGTTGCGCCTTGAACCTGGCAACCTCAACGCAGCCGTGAATCTGGCAGAGGCCTATGCCCAGACGGACGAGTTCGACAAGGCCCTGCCGCTCTTGGAAAAAGCGCTCGAGTCTGCCCTTGCCGGGGGGAACAGCGCTGTCATTCAGGAAATCACTCGCAGGCTCGAGGCTTACAAGGAGGGCAAACCGGGGCACGCCGTAC